The following are from one region of the Moritella sp. 24 genome:
- a CDS encoding HD-GYP domain-containing protein: protein MSGIKVTVDRIQVGNYVKLPLGWCDHPFMFNNFKIDTQEKLLLIRKLGVSHVTVYPQRSDNGLLPLPEPNSEFKIQPSDMSNVDLEGIKRELWERKQDRIEKLKSHRRKITKTEKNFQSAMTQVRSVMVKLSSRPLNAIDEAQQLVGDMVESLLKEEHIVLHLMSETKENESIYYHSLNVSVLAMLLAKMKNLSADEIKAIGMGALFHDMGKLKIPPQILRKKTALTSAEQNFLNLHPKYGFDLVNLVDTFPESAKSIISQHHELLDGSGYPQGLSGSEIDSFTQLVSVVNKYDTLCHPNDIAKARVPSNALSWLYKSSAGKYNQDDLKLLVKVLGIYPPGSVVRLSNEQIGMVLSVNSDRLLYPNILIYDPEIPRAEAPIIDLEERELSITGVIKPDKLPERIHEYLSPRSRISYYFESTQNNS, encoded by the coding sequence ATGAGTGGTATTAAAGTTACTGTGGATCGTATCCAAGTAGGGAATTATGTAAAATTACCCTTGGGCTGGTGTGATCACCCCTTCATGTTCAATAATTTCAAAATTGACACTCAAGAAAAACTTCTCCTTATCCGTAAACTTGGCGTCTCACATGTCACGGTTTATCCGCAGCGCAGTGATAATGGGCTTTTACCTCTACCAGAGCCAAATTCTGAATTTAAAATTCAACCTTCTGATATGTCGAATGTTGATCTTGAAGGAATTAAGCGTGAATTGTGGGAACGTAAACAAGACCGAATAGAAAAATTAAAAAGCCATCGCCGTAAAATAACAAAAACAGAAAAAAACTTTCAATCAGCGATGACTCAAGTTCGTTCAGTGATGGTGAAACTGAGCAGTCGACCACTTAATGCCATTGACGAAGCTCAGCAACTGGTCGGTGATATGGTTGAGTCGTTATTAAAAGAAGAACATATTGTTTTACACTTGATGAGTGAAACAAAAGAAAATGAAAGTATTTATTATCATTCACTAAACGTATCTGTATTGGCTATGCTATTGGCTAAAATGAAAAATTTAAGCGCGGATGAAATAAAGGCTATTGGCATGGGTGCGCTATTTCATGACATGGGCAAGTTAAAAATTCCACCACAGATATTACGTAAAAAAACGGCGCTTACGAGCGCAGAGCAGAATTTTTTAAATTTACACCCTAAATATGGCTTTGATCTTGTTAATCTTGTAGATACGTTTCCAGAATCGGCTAAGTCGATTATTTCTCAACACCATGAATTATTAGATGGTAGTGGTTACCCACAAGGTTTATCAGGAAGTGAAATTGATTCATTCACACAACTTGTTAGTGTGGTAAATAAATACGATACCTTGTGTCATCCGAATGATATCGCTAAAGCACGCGTACCATCAAATGCATTGTCATGGCTATATAAAAGCAGTGCCGGTAAATATAATCAAGATGACTTAAAGCTTTTAGTTAAGGTTCTCGGTATTTATCCCCCCGGCAGTGTTGTACGATTATCGAATGAACAAATAGGCATGGTATTGTCAGTAAATTCAGACCGATTGTTGTATCCAAATATCCTTATTTACGATCCAGAAATACCACGTGCAGAAGCGCCCATTATCGATCTGGAAGAGCGGGAACTATCGATTACTGGCGTTATAAAACCTGATAAATTACCGGAACGGATTCATGAATACTTAAGTCCACGAAGCCGAATTAGTTATTATTTCGAAAGTACACAGAATAATAGTTAA
- a CDS encoding prepilin-type N-terminal cleavage/methylation domain-containing protein: MNTLQRGFTLIELVIVIIVLGILSATALPRFINLADDADIAVVEGTAGALKSAVNLAHSKWILMGSPTDRESNNDIPLYGTGDEGKIDFNDTGWPAQSFTGNDSVIKTDNRDDCISLWNTILNTGGSKIDKSSGYNDDFTAVYGDYNQPKEPAGVCQYQRTSNRSLYIRYDSNNGSVTTHQ; the protein is encoded by the coding sequence TTGAATACGCTACAACGTGGTTTTACCCTTATAGAATTGGTTATTGTTATTATCGTGCTTGGCATTTTGTCTGCTACAGCGCTTCCACGATTTATTAATCTTGCTGATGATGCGGATATAGCGGTTGTCGAAGGCACGGCTGGGGCATTGAAAAGTGCGGTTAACCTTGCTCATAGCAAGTGGATACTTATGGGGTCACCAACTGATCGTGAATCAAATAATGATATTCCACTTTACGGCACAGGTGATGAAGGGAAAATTGATTTTAATGACACAGGTTGGCCCGCGCAAAGCTTTACTGGTAATGACAGTGTAATTAAAACAGATAACCGAGATGATTGTATTTCACTTTGGAATACAATCTTAAATACTGGTGGCAGTAAGATAGATAAATCGAGTGGTTATAATGACGATTTTACAGCTGTATATGGCGATTATAACCAGCCGAAAGAACCAGCAGGTGTTTGTCAGTATCAACGTACTAGTAATCGATCATTGTACATCCGCTATGACAGTAATAATGGCAGTGTAACGACGCATCAATAA
- a CDS encoding DUF547 domain-containing protein, whose translation MNKNIKRIVIKGFLSLFIILSGLYSTASITAPLSYWDKSNESMLQDVDHSQWQYILTRYLITSKNNTQINLFNYQHVTKADKRILKQYLARLQQIDPLQHSKIQQQAYWINLYNALTVQLILDNYPVKSITKLGKRFFSFGPWDDDAAVINGKTLSLNDIEHEILRPIWQDPRIHYAVNCASYGCPNLSATVFTGNNTEQLLTAGAYAYINHPRGVKIKGGDLEISSIYKWYSEDFGDDDNALIEHLKRYANPRLKQALILFQQSPGDIDFEYDWRLNQPE comes from the coding sequence GTGAATAAGAATATAAAGCGAATCGTCATCAAGGGGTTTTTAAGTTTATTCATTATACTAAGCGGTTTGTACTCTACTGCGAGTATTACAGCCCCCCTATCCTATTGGGATAAGAGTAATGAATCAATGTTGCAAGATGTTGACCATAGTCAGTGGCAATATATTTTGACCCGCTATTTAATCACAAGTAAAAATAACACGCAGATTAACTTATTTAACTATCAGCATGTCACTAAAGCCGATAAACGAATCCTTAAACAATACCTTGCTAGACTACAACAAATCGACCCGTTACAGCACTCAAAAATACAGCAACAAGCTTATTGGATTAACTTATATAACGCCCTGACAGTACAATTGATATTAGATAACTACCCAGTTAAATCGATTACTAAACTCGGTAAACGTTTCTTTTCTTTTGGTCCATGGGATGATGATGCAGCAGTCATCAACGGAAAAACGCTAAGCTTAAATGACATTGAACATGAAATACTGCGCCCTATTTGGCAAGACCCACGTATTCATTATGCTGTAAACTGTGCCAGTTATGGTTGCCCAAATTTATCTGCAACCGTGTTTACTGGCAATAATACTGAGCAACTTTTAACTGCGGGTGCATATGCTTATATCAATCACCCAAGAGGCGTGAAAATTAAAGGAGGTGATCTCGAAATTTCAAGTATTTACAAATGGTATTCAGAAGATTTTGGCGATGATGATAATGCCTTAATTGAACATCTAAAACGCTATGCGAATCCAAGATTAAAGCAGGCTTTGATATTATTTCAACAAAGCCCTGGTGATATAGATTTTGAGTATGATTGGCGTTTAAATCAGCCTGAATAA
- a CDS encoding BamA/TamA family outer membrane protein encodes MSYKNICTSLLCSALLMTSQVSAEDIVENNIKNSVEESAVESAVESAVESTATSADNSSGNSSGNTTADSTAKRPNFDAEVAAVPFIISTETLGTALGVSGIIKHAGQPQASIFGLGLYSDNDSNIGFISFNNYALPGLKQWLFSTEYYRGYFSNGIYYVPTTRAPGDTRVTDEIIAEGLESSLRLNARYVLPWGLGANGAARSLVQQRGEIEFNPLTSGVTSINITPFKQQREITGYTELPSDAQGLELQFNWDNRDSIGDTESGSQTRFTVRRDFGDDERNSWTTWELEQSAFVPFDENILFKEQVLAFNYYLADTPTWDSGTGLDNKHRPPAFAGVKLGGFNRLRGYSSGQFYSRSAVAYSAEYRVKPHWQPLHNLPFYDFPWWQWSAFVETGQVADSFDMAELHDDLKWTAGLGLRFNVEGVLVRIDYAKSENDAQMWFMVNQPF; translated from the coding sequence GTGTCATATAAAAATATTTGCACCTCACTGTTATGTAGTGCATTACTGATGACAAGTCAGGTTAGTGCAGAAGATATTGTAGAAAATAATATCAAAAATAGTGTAGAAGAAAGTGCAGTCGAGAGTGCGGTAGAAAGTGCAGTAGAAAGTACTGCGACTAGTGCCGATAATAGTAGCGGTAATAGCAGCGGTAATACTACAGCAGACAGCACAGCGAAAAGACCTAATTTTGATGCTGAAGTCGCAGCGGTTCCTTTCATCATATCAACTGAAACCTTAGGTACAGCCCTTGGTGTCTCCGGTATTATTAAACATGCTGGACAGCCACAGGCATCGATATTCGGTCTTGGTTTATACAGTGATAACGACAGTAATATTGGTTTTATTTCATTTAATAACTACGCATTACCAGGCTTGAAACAATGGTTGTTTTCGACAGAGTATTATCGTGGCTATTTTAGTAATGGTATCTATTATGTACCAACAACAAGAGCTCCGGGTGATACCCGCGTAACAGATGAAATTATAGCTGAAGGGCTTGAATCATCATTACGTTTGAATGCTCGATATGTTCTACCTTGGGGCCTCGGCGCTAATGGTGCTGCGCGTAGTTTAGTTCAACAACGTGGCGAGATTGAATTTAATCCGCTTACGTCTGGTGTTACGAGTATTAACATTACACCATTTAAGCAACAGCGTGAGATCACTGGTTACACAGAGTTACCAAGTGATGCGCAAGGATTAGAGCTTCAATTTAACTGGGATAATCGTGACAGCATTGGCGACACAGAGTCGGGTAGTCAAACTCGTTTCACTGTTAGACGCGATTTTGGTGATGACGAGCGTAACAGTTGGACAACGTGGGAGCTTGAGCAAAGTGCGTTTGTCCCGTTTGATGAGAACATCTTATTTAAAGAACAAGTGTTAGCATTTAACTATTACCTTGCAGATACTCCAACATGGGATAGTGGTACTGGTCTTGATAATAAGCACCGACCACCCGCATTTGCAGGTGTTAAGTTGGGCGGTTTTAACCGATTACGTGGTTATTCATCAGGTCAATTTTATAGCCGTAGTGCTGTTGCTTATAGCGCTGAGTATCGTGTGAAACCACATTGGCAACCATTACACAATCTACCATTTTATGATTTCCCTTGGTGGCAGTGGTCTGCATTTGTTGAAACAGGGCAGGTTGCAGATAGCTTTGATATGGCTGAGTTACATGACGATTTAAAATGGACAGCGGGTTTAGGCTTACGTTTTAATGTGGAAGGTGTACTGGTTCGTATTGATTACGCGAAAAGTGAAAATGATGCGCAGATGTGGTTTATGGTTAATCAGCCTTTCTAA
- a CDS encoding YajD family HNH nuclease yields MSSDTLGTSAVYKRMEQGYREKALKLFPWICGRCTREFVYSNLRELTVHHMDHDHSNNPNDGSNWELLCLYCHDNEHSKYTEQDQYATEVEAGDNNQESATYNPFADLKSMFKK; encoded by the coding sequence ATGTCATCAGATACTTTAGGTACTAGCGCTGTTTATAAGCGTATGGAACAAGGCTATCGCGAAAAAGCACTTAAGTTATTCCCATGGATATGTGGCCGCTGCACACGCGAATTTGTTTATTCTAACTTAAGAGAGTTAACGGTTCACCACATGGACCATGACCACAGTAACAACCCAAATGACGGTAGTAACTGGGAACTACTCTGCTTATATTGCCATGACAACGAGCATTCAAAATACACTGAACAAGATCAATACGCGACAGAAGTTGAAGCGGGTGATAACAACCAAGAATCAGCGACTTATAATCCATTCGCTGATTTAAAATCAATGTTTAAAAAATAA
- a CDS encoding YgjP-like metallopeptidase domain-containing protein: MSASKIDSTALKYLSSYSDQVKSKVKLMLEQDTLGKFLLTKYPQTHSVTNDKQLRAYVMELKNNYLKKSSPISKIIYDPKIHVVNNALGLHTFVSRVQGNKLKSKNEIRISDIFRRCPEAFLQMITVHELCHVRFKDHDKAFYKLCEHMLPDYHQLEFEMRLYLTQVEFRGEIYS; encoded by the coding sequence ATGTCTGCTTCAAAAATAGATTCAACCGCACTTAAATACCTCTCATCTTATTCAGATCAAGTCAAAAGCAAAGTCAAACTGATGTTAGAGCAAGATACACTTGGTAAATTCTTATTAACTAAATACCCTCAAACGCATTCAGTAACGAATGATAAGCAATTGCGGGCATATGTAATGGAATTGAAAAATAATTACCTAAAAAAATCATCGCCAATCAGTAAGATTATTTACGATCCTAAAATTCATGTAGTGAATAATGCTCTTGGTTTACATACCTTTGTATCAAGAGTACAGGGCAATAAACTAAAGAGTAAAAATGAAATTAGGATTAGTGATATTTTTAGACGTTGCCCAGAAGCCTTTTTACAAATGATTACAGTACATGAGTTATGCCATGTCAGGTTTAAGGATCACGACAAAGCTTTCTACAAGCTTTGTGAACACATGTTGCCAGATTACCATCAACTTGAATTTGAAATGCGTTTGTATCTAACCCAAGTTGAGTTTAGAGGTGAGATTTACTCGTAG
- a CDS encoding type II secretion system protein: MKQRGFTLIELVIVIIVLGILAATAVPKFINLQDDAEKATLSGFAGALTSGIDVISAKHELEGRPGHLQFNSPLSPVGYYNVGFRSLTGSAIEHYPAPASEHFCEGVWNTTVEGAVAKESKLANDDTDITVTVKVQGYALRCNYKYKDIGSIYYMSGEGKICIQYEGDNIPDTCNI, encoded by the coding sequence ATGAAGCAGCGTGGATTTACCCTTATAGAACTGGTCATTGTCATCATTGTACTTGGCATATTAGCCGCAACGGCTGTACCTAAGTTTATTAACTTACAAGACGATGCAGAAAAAGCGACGTTAAGCGGATTTGCGGGAGCATTAACGAGTGGTATTGATGTCATTAGTGCTAAACACGAATTAGAAGGGCGTCCAGGTCATTTGCAGTTTAATTCTCCGCTTTCTCCAGTAGGTTATTACAACGTCGGTTTTCGTTCATTGACAGGCTCCGCGATAGAACACTACCCTGCTCCAGCCTCAGAACATTTCTGTGAAGGTGTTTGGAACACAACAGTTGAAGGAGCTGTAGCAAAAGAATCTAAACTTGCGAACGATGACACAGACATAACTGTTACGGTGAAAGTTCAAGGTTATGCGCTACGCTGTAATTATAAATATAAAGATATTGGATCTATTTATTATATGTCAGGTGAAGGGAAAATATGTATTCAATACGAGGGTGATAATATTCCTGATACCTGTAATATATAG
- a CDS encoding YdbH domain-containing protein, with product MSTPKQTTKSSNKVIFWILGLSILVMLSVVTTFMNRERILTHATNHFSTNYGVKVEELAGFTIQFDFNQPFFVDSISLEQLKVDVDYLQLEQATQEQGNKKKATPVNLVIPELPYWIPDLHITNITIQGDNLPDFAFEKEQLLSQLEFGKVESKKLKLNTLDFKNIDFRYTDSYSEFLFSVWLQDQQLLTTQLSYGLKTSGSTGSSKASDSQTSDSKILKARLATDLAKTNALITRVLPDIDMSLSGDVQLELVLDPQKTDRIALQVLLTDGGLTYAQIPAIMNAELSLNTTLVEDNKGWLPEKIDVNLVNISPMTLSVDNCSQLSALFKIASSVCQSFQQGVSPVLDPIVITPQVPLSLQVRLQDRDVENWLVKSKSLALTALMSDSKLVTQADELKLTPQSWQAHWAFSAETNSRYFSDVLQPTPVQMAAKGHVSINPTVSSANIELAIKTGSITAQKFKYTDISSDDIRIHLLEPTTIQIENNKIQPFDSAFSTTLFNNRYQKNDKINRLTAQHQMQFSEHRVALNSDWQLDDAILTSNNTVSLSNRLPTKVTGYWQVPKQTIPSFIINKYPLPTGLYLPASVTNRVDYTLNLDEGSPYLSANIVGEMTADSSDFNDFSATDINNQWRCKVSAADPDIAASLNASCQVNSAVSSVNVGPIVHNVNVSGLVLFANEQLQVAVDNASAEIFSGTVSVAPLLITDFDHIVGQLYIRNLSLPEALELYQVPGVNVTGLLKADLPFIVQGKDLSITDGTIEQQGDGGVIQIKDNVTIDQLKLTQPQLRYALELLENLHYDRLHSDVNFKPSGETKLTINIKGRNPSVERPIEFNYSHEENILQLFRSLRINDSMYDALDKMNNP from the coding sequence ATGTCGACACCGAAACAAACAACAAAATCATCGAACAAGGTAATATTTTGGATTTTAGGTCTATCTATATTGGTGATGTTAAGTGTCGTGACCACATTTATGAATCGTGAACGTATTCTGACTCATGCCACTAATCATTTTTCGACAAATTATGGTGTAAAAGTCGAAGAACTCGCGGGATTTACAATACAGTTTGATTTCAACCAGCCTTTTTTTGTCGACAGCATCAGCCTTGAACAACTTAAAGTGGACGTTGATTATTTACAGCTTGAGCAAGCGACTCAAGAGCAAGGTAATAAAAAGAAAGCTACGCCAGTCAATCTTGTAATCCCTGAGTTACCTTATTGGATACCCGATCTCCATATTACCAATATAACAATTCAGGGTGATAACCTACCTGACTTTGCCTTTGAAAAAGAACAATTATTAAGTCAATTAGAATTCGGTAAAGTAGAGTCAAAAAAATTAAAGTTAAATACACTCGATTTTAAAAATATCGACTTTCGTTATACTGACTCTTATTCTGAGTTTCTTTTTTCTGTGTGGTTACAAGACCAGCAGTTGCTGACGACTCAATTAAGCTATGGGCTAAAAACCTCAGGCAGTACTGGATCTAGCAAGGCAAGTGATAGTCAAACGAGTGATAGTAAAATATTAAAAGCGCGCTTGGCTACAGACTTGGCTAAGACGAATGCGCTAATCACGCGAGTCTTACCTGATATTGACATGTCGTTATCAGGCGATGTGCAACTTGAGCTAGTACTTGACCCGCAAAAAACAGATCGTATAGCATTACAGGTATTGCTTACTGACGGAGGGCTAACCTATGCGCAGATCCCCGCGATCATGAATGCAGAACTTTCGTTAAACACGACCTTAGTAGAGGATAATAAAGGTTGGCTACCAGAGAAAATAGACGTTAATTTGGTGAATATCAGCCCTATGACGCTATCAGTAGATAATTGTTCACAATTGAGTGCGCTGTTTAAAATAGCAAGTAGTGTTTGCCAATCGTTTCAGCAGGGCGTATCACCAGTACTTGATCCTATCGTGATCACGCCACAGGTACCTTTGTCTTTACAGGTGAGACTACAAGATAGAGATGTGGAGAACTGGCTGGTAAAATCGAAATCACTTGCACTTACTGCATTAATGTCTGATAGCAAGTTAGTCACACAAGCTGATGAGTTGAAATTGACCCCACAATCTTGGCAAGCTCATTGGGCATTCTCAGCGGAGACGAACAGCCGCTATTTTAGTGATGTATTGCAACCGACTCCAGTGCAGATGGCTGCAAAAGGGCATGTAAGCATAAATCCTACTGTGTCATCGGCAAATATTGAGTTGGCAATTAAAACGGGCAGCATCACAGCTCAAAAGTTTAAATACACAGATATATCGAGTGATGATATTCGTATTCATTTACTTGAACCGACAACAATTCAGATTGAAAATAACAAGATTCAACCTTTTGATAGCGCTTTTTCTACCACACTATTTAATAACCGATACCAGAAAAACGATAAGATTAATCGATTAACTGCCCAGCATCAAATGCAGTTTAGTGAACATCGAGTGGCACTTAATTCGGATTGGCAATTAGATGATGCGATACTAACAAGTAACAATACCGTTAGTTTGTCGAATCGACTACCGACGAAAGTAACAGGTTATTGGCAGGTACCAAAACAAACGATTCCCTCTTTTATTATAAATAAATACCCGTTGCCAACAGGGCTGTACTTACCTGCATCTGTTACTAATCGAGTTGACTATACGTTGAACTTAGATGAAGGGAGTCCTTATTTATCGGCCAATATTGTCGGTGAGATGACAGCAGACAGCAGCGATTTTAATGACTTTAGCGCGACTGACATTAATAACCAATGGCGTTGTAAAGTAAGTGCGGCTGATCCTGATATAGCAGCATCATTAAACGCAAGTTGTCAGGTTAATAGTGCTGTTTCATCTGTGAATGTCGGCCCTATTGTGCATAATGTGAATGTTTCTGGCTTGGTTTTATTTGCGAATGAGCAGTTACAAGTTGCCGTTGATAATGCCTCTGCGGAAATTTTTTCGGGTACTGTGTCCGTTGCACCATTGTTAATTACTGATTTTGATCATATTGTTGGTCAGTTATATATTCGCAATCTATCTTTACCAGAGGCGCTTGAATTATATCAAGTTCCAGGTGTAAATGTGACTGGGTTATTAAAGGCTGATTTACCATTTATCGTTCAAGGCAAGGATTTATCTATCACTGATGGAACGATAGAGCAGCAAGGTGATGGGGGCGTTATTCAAATTAAGGATAATGTAACAATAGACCAGTTGAAACTAACACAGCCGCAGTTACGTTATGCGTTGGAGTTATTAGAAAACCTGCATTACGATCGCTTACACAGTGATGTGAACTTTAAGCCAAGCGGAGAAACTAAACTAACAATTAACATTAAAGGACGTAATCCCAGTGTGGAGCGTCCGATTGAATTTAACTATTCTCACGAAGAAAATATATTGCAGCTATTTCGTAGTTTAAGAATTAATGATTCGATGTATGATGCGCTTGATAAAATGAATAACCCATAA
- a CDS encoding YnbE family lipoprotein — protein sequence MKALLFSASLLVLIAGCTPTVQLAVPDKPIVINLNVKIDHEIKVKVDKELDDVFSDDELF from the coding sequence ATGAAAGCACTGTTATTTAGTGCAAGTTTACTTGTACTTATTGCTGGTTGTACGCCGACAGTACAGCTAGCAGTTCCCGATAAACCGATTGTGATTAACTTAAATGTGAAAATTGATCATGAGATAAAAGTGAAAGTGGATAAAGAGCTAGATGATGTATTTAGCGACGATGAGTTATTCTAG
- a CDS encoding YdbL family protein, translated as MKRIFSTLIILFAMSFSVQAIDLQTAKQSGLVGEQTNGYLGAVKPSSEVNALVKTVNDKRKAKYQELATKHKVSVQAISARAAKKAMSMTEKGQFIESSPGQWKKK; from the coding sequence ATGAAAAGAATTTTTTCAACCTTAATTATTTTATTCGCGATGTCTTTTTCGGTACAGGCGATTGACTTACAGACAGCAAAGCAATCAGGGTTAGTTGGTGAGCAAACGAATGGCTACCTTGGCGCAGTGAAACCAAGTAGTGAAGTGAATGCGTTAGTTAAAACAGTAAATGATAAGCGTAAAGCGAAATATCAAGAATTAGCAACCAAGCATAAAGTATCTGTTCAAGCTATTTCTGCGCGCGCAGCTAAAAAAGCAATGTCGATGACTGAGAAAGGTCAGTTTATTGAATCTTCTCCGGGTCAGTGGAAGAAGAAGTAA
- a CDS encoding aromatic amino acid transport family protein: protein MLALPLASAGLGFYTSAFLIVANWGLMTYTALLMLEIHQHADQDATLNSLAKSLLGKPGQYLATFASFFLFYALCAAYIAGGGSQLTNKINDLLNAELTPQFGAVLLTIIIATVVSIGTHSVDIVNRVLFSVKIIVLALTLSLLFPHVESIHLLEMPVQQGLLLSALPVIFTSFGFHGSIPSIVRYVGIDIKTLKKVMICGASAPLVIYLLWQVATQGVLSQTNLMANNSLTSFIESLSSVLQQPQVSQSVSVFADLALATSFLGVSLGLFDLLSGMMKRANTNINGNNNDNYGKSHRIKTALVTFLPPLAFALFYPQGFITALGYAAIALVILAIFLPVAMVSKQRKAQASGYRVIGGNLTLVLASLMGCLIITSQFLQMANVIPSVG from the coding sequence ATGCTAGCTCTGCCCCTTGCTTCTGCGGGGTTAGGTTTTTATACATCTGCATTTTTGATTGTCGCTAACTGGGGGCTGATGACGTACACAGCCTTACTGATGTTAGAAATTCATCAGCATGCAGATCAAGATGCAACACTGAACTCGCTTGCGAAAAGCTTACTGGGTAAACCCGGTCAATATCTCGCGACATTTGCTTCTTTCTTCCTATTTTATGCACTTTGTGCTGCTTATATTGCAGGCGGCGGTTCGCAGTTAACAAATAAGATTAATGATTTACTGAATGCAGAGCTAACACCACAGTTTGGTGCCGTATTGCTAACTATCATCATCGCAACTGTCGTTTCAATTGGCACACATTCGGTTGATATCGTGAATCGAGTTTTGTTTAGTGTGAAAATTATAGTATTAGCACTGACGCTGAGCTTATTATTCCCACACGTAGAATCGATTCACTTATTAGAAATGCCAGTGCAACAAGGGTTATTATTATCTGCGTTACCTGTTATTTTTACTTCGTTCGGTTTTCACGGCAGCATTCCATCAATCGTACGTTATGTCGGTATTGATATTAAAACGCTGAAGAAAGTAATGATCTGCGGTGCATCAGCGCCACTTGTTATCTACCTTTTATGGCAAGTAGCAACACAAGGTGTATTAAGCCAAACAAATTTAATGGCTAATAACTCATTAACTAGCTTTATTGAATCGCTAAGTTCAGTGTTACAACAGCCACAGGTAAGCCAATCAGTATCTGTATTTGCAGACCTTGCGTTAGCGACATCATTTTTAGGCGTGAGTTTAGGTTTATTTGATTTATTATCAGGCATGATGAAACGCGCGAATACAAATATCAATGGGAACAATAACGACAATTACGGTAAATCACATCGTATCAAAACAGCCCTAGTGACATTTTTACCACCACTGGCTTTTGCATTGTTTTACCCACAAGGTTTCATTACAGCGCTAGGTTATGCAGCCATTGCTTTGGTTATTCTTGCTATTTTCTTACCTGTTGCCATGGTATCAAAACAGCGTAAAGCACAAGCAAGCGGTTATAGAGTAATTGGTGGCAACCTGACACTGGTACTTGCAAGTTTGATGGGTTGCTTGATTATTACATCGCAGTTTTTACAAATGGCGAATGTGATCCCTTCTGTTGGTTAG